A window of Pseudomonadota bacterium genomic DNA:
TCATTTCATCGCCTGCCGTAAACGAGGTTGCACTGGTCATGCTCTGGGGTCTCTTCGGATGGAAGATTGCCCTCCTTTATACCGCTACAGGCATTGCCGTTGCCTTCTTCGGGGGTATTGTCATAGGGAAATTAAAACTGGAACACCTCGTAGAAGAATATGTGTATCAGATCAAGATGGGCGAATGCGAGATGGCTGTTCCCACGTGGAAGGAGCGGATTGAATATGCCCGGGGCTATACAAAAGACATCCTGAAGAAGGTGTGGATTTTTGTTGTTTTGGGAATCGGCTTTGGGGCCCTAATCCATGGCTATGTCCCCATGGATTTCGTATTGAAATATGCAGGACCGGGCAACCCTTTTGCTGTGGTTGTAGCGGTGCTTTTAGGCGTTCCCCTTTATTCGAATGCCGCCGGCACCATCCCCATTGTCCAGGCGCTGGTTGGAAAAGGTTTGCCCATGGGCACAGCGCTTGCCTTCATGATGTCCATTGTTGCCATATCTGCGCCAGAGCTGATTATCCTTCGCAATGTTATCAAACCAAAGCTCCTGGCTATCTTTACCGGGATTGTTGCCGTAGCGATTATTATTGTTGGCTACTTATTCAACGCTATTTTATAATGAGCTGTGAAAAATATATATGA
This region includes:
- a CDS encoding permease, with the protein product MLKYLADSLVYTLIGIQPGTRLGDTLNFFFYDTAKVFLLLITIIFVVAVIRSFFPPERARKLLGHHREYVGNFLAALLGIVTPFCSCSAVPMFIGFIESGLPLGVTFSFLISSPAVNEVALVMLWGLFGWKIALLYTATGIAVAFFGGIVIGKLKLEHLVEEYVYQIKMGECEMAVPTWKERIEYARGYTKDILKKVWIFVVLGIGFGALIHGYVPMDFVLKYAGPGNPFAVVVAVLLGVPLYSNAAGTIPIVQALVGKGLPMGTALAFMMSIVAISAPELIILRNVIKPKLLAIFTGIVAVAIIIVGYLFNAIL